The Deinococcus sp. Leaf326 genomic interval GTCTGTGCTCCAGACTTTTCTCTGCTTTCCCATGGTGATCTCCAGTCTGCTCGTCCCTCGCATCACAAGGGTCAGGTTCTGGAAGTCATCTCTGGAGCATTACCGCTCCACGTGATCGTGGAGCGTCATGTGCGTGTTCTCGAGGTTGAAGCCTTTGGTCTTGAGTGCACGGAAGAGGCACTCGATGCGGAACCGTCGGCGGTACCTGGCCTGGATCGTCATGACCGAACCCGTGTTGCTGGCGATGATCAGGGCCTCGCCATCAGGTGTCTTCGTCAGAACGACGTTCATCGGCTGACCGTACACCAGGAGGTCTTCACACCAGAGGCCAGTGGCCTCTGGTCTCAGTCGAGCCCACCAGTCGTCTGCCCGCCAGTCGTCGATCAGCGTGTCCAGTCGCAGGCGGACACAGAGCGGAATCCCCCGCTCCACCAGCCCAGCAGACCAGTCCTGGCCGATGAATTCCCGGTCGGCATAGAGGACTCGGACCTGGGCAGCCGAGAGGAGCGTCAGCGCATCGTCCAAAAGACGCAGTCGCGTCCGGGTATCGCTGCTGCCCCCATGAGGCAGCAACTCGAAGAGCAGGGGAACCGCGACATCCCGCCACATCACGGCGAGCAGCAAGACATTGACGTCTTGCTGGCCGAGCTTCCAGTTTGTGCGGTCGAGGATGAACTCACGCGGCCTCGGATCAGGGAGCAACAGCAGGACCAACCGAGCCACGTCGGCCGGACAGAGGGGATGCTGGTCAAAAAAGCGTTCCAGACGGCGAATCACCGAATCGGTCTGGGCGTCACCTGGGAACCGCGCCGCGAGAGCGGCGTGGCGCACGTCCTTGGCCTGGAGGAGCGCAAAGACGACGAGAGCGAGGAGTTCGACCTGATTCTTCCGGTATTCCGGAAAGTGCGCCGCGAAGCAACGCGTCAAGGCCTGGAGAGCGGAAGAGGACGCGCTCTGTTGTCGCGTGTCAGACGAGATTTTTCAAGTCCTCGAAAAACTGTCGGGTACTGAGGAGATTCCACTCCCACGATCGTTTAGTTCCACAGGTAATGCTCCAGAGATGACTTCCAGAACCTGACCCTTGTGATGCGAGGGACGAGCAGACTGGAGATCACCATGGGAAAGCAGAGAAAAGTCTGGAGCACAGAC includes:
- a CDS encoding transposase, which produces MTRCFAAHFPEYRKNQVELLALVVFALLQAKDVRHAALAARFPGDAQTDSVIRRLERFFDQHPLCPADVARLVLLLLPDPRPREFILDRTNWKLGQQDVNVLLLAVMWRDVAVPLLFELLPHGGSSDTRTRLRLLDDALTLLSAAQVRVLYADREFIGQDWSAGLVERGIPLCVRLRLDTLIDDWRADDWWARLRPEATGLWCEDLLVYGQPMNVVLTKTPDGEALIIASNTGSVMTIQARYRRRFRIECLFRALKTKGFNLENTHMTLHDHVER